One genomic window of Elaeis guineensis isolate ETL-2024a chromosome 2, EG11, whole genome shotgun sequence includes the following:
- the LOC105055859 gene encoding auxin-responsive protein IAA16, with product MASLLVRGKEDYGLGLEETELRLGLPGGGGGEGDVSKNSGKRGFSETIDLKLKLHTVADSKEVVMEASEKMKRSPPSQNNILTCTNDPEKPPAPKAQVVGWPPVRSFRKNMMASHSDKGSKEAGEKSSNSAAFVKVSMDGAPYLRKVDLKMYSSYKELSMALEKMFSSFTSGNCGSQGMNGRDFMNESKLMDLLNGSEYVPTYEDKDGDWMLVGDVPWEMFVDSCKRLRIMKGSEAIGLAPRAMEKCKNRS from the exons ATGGCGAGCCTCTTGGTCCGGGGGAAGGAGGACTATGGCTTGGGGTTGGAGGAGACCGAGCTGCGCCTGGGGTTGCCGGGTGGCGGAGGAGGTGAAGGGGATGTGAGTAAGAACTCCGGCAAGAGGGGCTTCTCGGAGACGATCGACCTGAAGCTAAAGCTTCACACGGTGGCGGACTCGAAGGAGGTGGTGATGGAGGCGTCGGAGAAGATGAAGAGGTCGCCGCCGAGCCAGAATAACATCCTTACTTGCACCAACGACCCTGAGAAGCCCCCTGCTCCCAA GGCGCAGGTGGTAGGTTGGCCACCAGTTCGATCGTTTCGGAAGAACATGATGGCCAGCCACTCCGACAAGGGGAGCAAAGAAGCAGGGGAGAAGTCTAGCAACTCGGCGGCTTTTGTGAAGGTTAGCATGGATGGTGCACCCTACCTTCGAAAGGTGGACCTCAAAATGTACAGCAGCTACAAGGAGCTCTCCATGGCCTTGGAGAAGATGTTTAGCTCCTTCACCAGTG GGAACTGTGGCTCTCAAGGAATGAATGGAAGGGATTTCATGAATGAGAGCAAGCTAATGGATCTCTTGAATGGTTCTGAGTATGTGCCCACCTACGAAGACAAAGATGGTGACTGGATGCTCGTTGGGGATGTCCCATGGGA GATGTTTGTTGATTCGTGCAAGCGTCTGCGGATAATGAAAGGATCAGAAGCCATTGGACTCG CACCGAGAGCCATGGAGAAATGCAAGAATAGAAGCTGA